Proteins found in one Sorghum bicolor cultivar BTx623 chromosome 1, Sorghum_bicolor_NCBIv3, whole genome shotgun sequence genomic segment:
- the LOC110431628 gene encoding autophagy-related protein 3 has translation MQVKQKVYELYKGTVERVTAPRTVSAFLEKGVLSVPEFILAGDNLVAKCPTWSWEAGDPSKRKPYLPADKQFLVTRNVPCLRRAISVEEEYDAAGAEVVLDDDEDGEGWLATHGVQASKREEEEDIPSMDTLDIGRSDGIKSIPSYFSGGKDEEEEEDIPDMDTYEDTGNNLAAAEPSYFVAEEPEDDNILHTRTYDVSITYDKYYQTPRVWLTGYDESRMPLKPELVFEDISQDHARKTVTIEDHPHLLAGKHASVHPCKHAAVMKKIIDVPMSGGVEPEVDKYLFIFLKFIATVIPTIEYDYTMDVDLGSTS, from the exons ATGCAGGTGAAGCAGAAGGTCTACGAGCTCTACAAGGGCACAGTGGAGCGGGTCACGGCCCCGCGCACCGTCTCCGCGTTCCTCGAGAAGGGCGTCCTCTCCGTCCCCGAGTTCATCCTCGCCGGCGACAACCTCGTCGCCAAGTGCCCCACCTGGTCCTG GGAAGCGGGCGATCCAAGCAAGAGGAAGCCGTATCTCCCCGCCGATAAGCAGTTCCTCGTCACCCGTAATG TGCCCTGTTTAAGACGTGCCATCTCGGTTGAGGAAGAGTATGATGCAGCTGGAGCCGAGGTGGTTCTGGATGACGATGAGGATGGCGAAGGCTGGCTTGCAACACATGGGGTGCAAG CATCAAAGCGAGAAGAGGAGGAAGACATTCCCTCTATGGATACATTGGATATAGGGAGATCTGATGGAATAAAGTCTATCCCCTCTTACTTTAGCGGTGGTAAGgacgaagaggaagaggaagatatACCTGACATGGACACTTATGAAGACACAGGGAATAATTTG GCTGCTGCTGAGCCATCATACTTCGTCGCAGAAGAACCGGAAGATGACAACATCCTTCATACCAGAACATATGATGTTAGCATAAC GTATGACAAATACTACCAAACCCCACGCGTCTGGCTGACTGGATATGATGAG tcaagaatgccactAAAGCCTGAACTTGTGTTTGAAGATATCAGCCAAGACCACGCGCGAAAAACG GTGACTATTGAAGACCATCCTCACTTATTGGCTGGAAAGCATGCTTCAGTGCACCCGTGCAAACATGCAGCTGTGATGAAAAAGATCATCGACGTTCCAATGTCGGGTGGAGTGGAACCAGAAGTTGACAA GTACCTTTTCATATTTCTGAAATTCATAGCGACAGTCATACCAACTATCGAGTATGATTACACAATGGACGTCGACCTCGGCAGTACAAGCTGA